The proteins below are encoded in one region of Pseudomonas entomophila L48:
- a CDS encoding ArsR/SmtB family transcription factor: MNVNAPITPQRNDALAALCKASGDPLRLNVLRALANDSFGVLELAQIFDIGQSGMSHHLKVLAQADLVATRREGNAIFYRRALPDSQRLGGRLHTALLEEVDDLALAQDVQARIAQVQQRRAATSQDFFLRVEEKFRAQQDLIAGLPQYRESLLALLDNLSFAAGASALEVGPGDGGFLPDLARRFAQVTAMDNSPTMLELARQVCERNELSNVNLQLADALSATDVEADCVVLNMVLHHFSDPALALRLLAKRVKAGGSLLVTELCSHDQGWAREACGDLWLGFEQDDLARWADAAGLTPGDSLYVGLRNGFQIQVRHFQRAAGDTQHR, encoded by the coding sequence ATGAACGTCAATGCCCCCATCACGCCTCAACGTAACGACGCGTTGGCCGCCCTGTGCAAGGCCAGCGGCGACCCGTTGCGCCTGAACGTGCTGCGCGCGCTGGCCAACGACTCGTTCGGCGTGCTGGAACTGGCGCAGATCTTCGACATCGGCCAGTCCGGCATGAGCCACCACCTGAAAGTGCTGGCCCAGGCCGATCTGGTTGCGACCCGCCGCGAAGGCAACGCGATCTTCTACCGCCGCGCCCTGCCCGACAGCCAGCGCCTGGGCGGCCGCCTGCACACGGCGCTGCTCGAAGAGGTGGACGACCTCGCACTGGCCCAGGACGTGCAAGCGCGCATCGCCCAGGTCCAACAGCGCCGCGCGGCCACCAGCCAGGACTTCTTCCTGCGCGTTGAAGAGAAGTTCCGCGCCCAGCAAGACCTGATCGCCGGCCTGCCGCAGTACCGCGAAAGCCTGCTGGCGCTGCTCGACAACCTGAGCTTCGCGGCCGGTGCCAGCGCCCTGGAGGTCGGCCCCGGCGACGGCGGTTTCCTGCCCGACCTGGCACGGCGCTTCGCCCAGGTCACGGCCATGGACAACAGCCCGACCATGCTCGAACTGGCCCGCCAGGTCTGCGAGCGCAACGAATTGAGTAACGTAAACCTGCAGTTGGCCGATGCACTGAGTGCAACGGATGTGGAAGCCGACTGCGTCGTGCTGAACATGGTGCTGCACCATTTCAGCGACCCGGCCCTGGCCTTGCGCCTGCTGGCCAAACGGGTGAAGGCGGGCGGCAGCCTGCTGGTCACCGAGCTATGCAGCCATGACCAGGGGTGGGCCCGCGAAGCCTGCGGCGACCTGTGGCTTGGCTTCGAACAGGACGACCTGGCCCGTTGGGCCGACGCTGCCGGGCTGACCCCCGGGGACAGCCTCTACGTGGGCTTGCGTAACGGTTTCCAGATCCAGGTCCGGCACTTCCAGCGGGCCGCTGGCGACACACAACATCGGTAA
- the metK gene encoding methionine adenosyltransferase, translating to MSEYSLFTSESVSEGHPDKIADQISDAVLDAIIAQDKYARVACETLVKTGVAIIAGEVTTSAWVDLEELVRKVIIDIGYNSSDVGFDGATCAVMNIIGKQSVDIAQGVDRSKPEDQGAGDQGLMFGYASNETDVLMPAPICFSHRLVERQAEARKSGLLPWLRPDAKSQVTCRYENGRVVGIDAVVLSTQHNPEVSQKDLQEAVMELIVKHTLPAELLHKGTQYHINPTGNFIIGGPVGDCGLTGRKIIVDSYGGMARHGGGAFSGKDPSKVDRSAAYAGRYVAKNIVAAGLAERCEIQVSYAIGVAQPTSISINTFGTGKVSDDKIVQLVRECFDLRPYAITKMLDLLHPMYQETAAYGHFGRTPQQKTVGDDTFTTFTWERTDRAQALRDAAGL from the coding sequence ATGAGCGAATACTCCCTTTTCACCTCCGAGTCCGTGTCCGAAGGGCATCCGGACAAGATCGCCGACCAGATCTCCGACGCAGTCCTGGACGCGATCATCGCCCAGGATAAATACGCCCGCGTCGCCTGCGAGACCCTGGTCAAGACCGGTGTCGCCATCATCGCCGGCGAAGTCACCACCTCGGCCTGGGTCGACCTGGAAGAGCTGGTGCGCAAAGTGATCATCGACATCGGCTACAACAGCTCCGACGTCGGCTTCGACGGCGCCACCTGCGCCGTGATGAACATCATCGGCAAGCAGTCGGTGGACATCGCCCAGGGCGTCGACCGCTCCAAGCCGGAAGACCAGGGCGCCGGCGACCAGGGCCTGATGTTCGGCTACGCCAGCAACGAGACCGACGTGCTGATGCCGGCGCCGATCTGCTTCTCGCACCGCCTGGTCGAGCGCCAGGCCGAAGCGCGCAAGTCCGGCCTGCTGCCTTGGCTGCGCCCGGACGCCAAGTCCCAGGTCACCTGCCGCTACGAGAACGGCCGGGTCGTGGGTATCGACGCCGTCGTCCTGTCCACCCAGCACAACCCTGAAGTGTCACAGAAAGACCTGCAGGAAGCGGTGATGGAGCTGATCGTCAAGCACACCCTGCCGGCCGAGCTGCTGCACAAGGGCACCCAGTACCACATCAACCCGACCGGCAACTTCATCATTGGTGGCCCGGTGGGCGACTGCGGCCTGACCGGCCGCAAGATCATCGTCGACAGCTACGGCGGCATGGCCCGCCACGGTGGCGGCGCGTTCTCCGGCAAGGACCCGTCCAAAGTCGACCGTTCGGCCGCCTACGCCGGCCGTTACGTGGCCAAGAACATCGTTGCCGCGGGCCTTGCCGAGCGCTGCGAGATCCAGGTGTCCTACGCCATCGGCGTAGCCCAGCCGACCTCCATCTCGATCAACACCTTCGGTACTGGCAAGGTGTCCGACGACAAGATCGTCCAGCTGGTACGCGAGTGCTTCGACCTGCGCCCGTACGCCATCACCAAGATGCTCGACCTGTTGCACCCGATGTACCAGGAAACCGCCGCCTACGGCCACTTCGGCCGTACCCCGCAGCAGAAGACCGTCGGCGACGACACCTTCACCACCTTCACCTGGGAGCGCACCGACCGTGCCCAGGCGCTGCGTGACGCTGCCGGCCTGTAA
- the ligB gene encoding NAD-dependent DNA ligase LigB codes for MSLRLLIPLLFLPGLALADHRPCPDWPAQRARAEVSQLLKTLSHWDDHYHRQGVALVADELYDQSRQHLRHLQGCFDLASNDAPLATARGQVPHPVPHTGVDKLRDEPAVQRWLQGRQGMWIQPKVDGVAVSLVYQQGQLTQLLSRGDGVLGHDWSRHIPQLGRIVRQLPQPLDTVFQGELYWRLADHVQAEAGSANARGIVAGLLARKQLSDEQGSGIGLFVWDWPAGPGSQAERLAQLTALGFIDSQRFSVAIEGFDAAAHWRQHWYRTALPFATDGVILRQDARPPAQRWRAQAPYWIAAWKYPFSQALAQVRDIHFRIGRTGRITPLLQLEPIQLDDRRISQVSLGSLARWTQLDIRPGDQVAVSLAGLTIPRVESVVHRSPLRAPVLVPDPADHHLLSCWQASPACQEQFLARLAWLGGNKGLDMAGVGSGVWHQLVESGKVATLSDWLELTREDLLEVPGIAQARAERLLQAFSLGRRQPFERWLRGLGLPAPSHFSPGADWSALASRNIEQWLAEPGVGAVRAAQLQAFLSHEQVQALARRLRAHEIEGF; via the coding sequence ATGTCACTGCGCCTGCTCATCCCATTGCTGTTTCTCCCTGGCCTCGCCCTGGCCGACCACAGGCCGTGCCCCGACTGGCCGGCACAGCGCGCCCGTGCCGAAGTCAGTCAACTGCTCAAGACCCTCTCCCACTGGGACGATCACTATCATCGCCAGGGCGTCGCGCTGGTGGCGGACGAACTCTACGACCAGAGCCGCCAACACCTTCGGCACCTGCAAGGCTGTTTCGACCTGGCGAGCAACGACGCTCCCCTGGCCACTGCACGTGGCCAGGTCCCTCATCCCGTGCCACACACCGGCGTCGACAAGCTGCGCGACGAGCCTGCGGTACAGCGCTGGCTTCAGGGCAGGCAAGGCATGTGGATACAGCCCAAGGTCGATGGCGTAGCCGTATCGCTGGTGTACCAACAAGGCCAGCTGACCCAACTGCTCAGCCGAGGTGATGGCGTGCTGGGGCATGACTGGAGCCGGCACATCCCCCAGCTGGGTCGTATCGTGCGGCAACTGCCGCAACCGCTGGACACCGTTTTCCAAGGCGAACTCTACTGGCGCCTCGCCGACCACGTGCAAGCCGAGGCGGGCAGCGCCAACGCGCGAGGCATCGTCGCCGGGTTGCTGGCGCGCAAGCAACTGAGCGACGAGCAGGGCTCGGGCATCGGCCTGTTCGTCTGGGATTGGCCCGCAGGGCCAGGCAGCCAGGCTGAACGGTTGGCCCAACTGACCGCCCTGGGCTTTATCGACAGCCAGCGTTTCAGCGTCGCCATCGAGGGTTTCGACGCCGCGGCGCACTGGCGCCAGCACTGGTACCGGACTGCCCTGCCCTTCGCCACCGACGGCGTGATCCTGCGCCAGGACGCCCGACCACCTGCACAGCGCTGGCGAGCCCAGGCCCCTTACTGGATTGCCGCTTGGAAATACCCCTTCAGCCAAGCCCTGGCGCAGGTCCGCGACATTCACTTCCGCATCGGCCGGACCGGGCGAATCACACCGCTTTTGCAACTGGAGCCCATTCAACTGGATGACCGGCGGATCAGCCAGGTCAGCCTCGGCTCCCTGGCCCGCTGGACACAACTGGACATCCGGCCGGGTGACCAGGTGGCGGTCAGCCTGGCAGGCCTGACCATCCCACGAGTGGAGAGCGTGGTACATCGCAGCCCGCTGCGAGCGCCAGTGCTCGTGCCCGATCCAGCGGACCATCACTTGCTGAGCTGCTGGCAGGCCAGCCCGGCCTGCCAGGAACAGTTTCTCGCCCGCCTGGCCTGGCTGGGTGGCAACAAGGGGCTGGACATGGCCGGGGTCGGTTCCGGCGTCTGGCATCAACTGGTCGAAAGCGGAAAGGTCGCCACCTTGAGCGATTGGTTGGAGTTGACCCGGGAGGACCTGCTGGAAGTGCCGGGTATCGCCCAGGCGCGAGCCGAACGCTTGCTACAGGCGTTCTCCCTTGGGCGCCGGCAACCTTTCGAACGTTGGCTGCGGGGCCTTGGCCTGCCGGCCCCCAGCCATTTCTCGCCTGGGGCCGACTGGTCCGCCCTGGCCTCCAGAAACATCGAGCAATGGCTTGCTGAACCGGGTGTCGGCGCCGTTCGCGCCGCGCAATTACAGGCATTCCTCTCCCATGAGCAGGTGCAAGCCTTGGCCCGACGCCTGCGCGCCCATGAAATAGAGGGTTTCTAA
- a CDS encoding DUF1090 domain-containing protein, producing MKLLSSIALSALLGLTAQTALAAEEQPVLTGCAAKRQAISEQIEQARAHGNSDQQAGLEKALAEVTEHCTDVGLRKEREQKVLDARHEVNQRTKDLDKAMKKGDAEKINKRKDKLAEAKKELQEAVDELER from the coding sequence ATGAAACTGCTCTCGTCCATCGCACTGTCCGCCTTGCTCGGCCTGACCGCCCAGACCGCGCTGGCCGCCGAGGAGCAACCTGTGCTGACCGGCTGCGCGGCCAAACGCCAGGCCATCAGCGAGCAGATCGAGCAGGCCCGCGCCCATGGCAACAGCGACCAGCAGGCCGGGCTTGAAAAAGCCCTGGCCGAAGTCACCGAACACTGCACCGATGTGGGCCTGCGCAAGGAGCGTGAACAGAAGGTGCTCGACGCCCGTCATGAAGTGAACCAGCGCACCAAGGATCTGGACAAGGCGATGAAGAAAGGTGACGCGGAGAAGATCAACAAGCGCAAGGACAAGCTCGCCGAGGCGAAGAAGGAGTTGCAGGAAGCCGTGGACGAATTGGAGCGTTAA
- a CDS encoding c-type cytochrome: protein MFKRLTVVLLAALALSACDRVDPNSPLGQRKAIFKAMLKTSEDMGGMLRGRLPFDGAKFADGAVKLDGLSHQPWQHFPQVRDEGDSSARPEVWERQVRFQDLARQLEGVTGELVEVTRTQPLDVAQMKAPMDKVEAACKACHNEFRNH, encoded by the coding sequence ATGTTCAAGCGATTGACCGTAGTTCTGCTCGCCGCCCTTGCCCTGAGTGCCTGTGACCGCGTTGACCCAAACTCGCCGCTGGGCCAGCGCAAGGCCATTTTCAAGGCGATGCTCAAGACCAGTGAAGACATGGGCGGCATGCTGCGTGGCCGCTTGCCGTTCGATGGCGCGAAGTTCGCTGATGGGGCGGTGAAGCTCGATGGTCTGTCCCATCAGCCCTGGCAGCATTTCCCGCAAGTGCGTGACGAGGGTGACAGCAGTGCGCGGCCGGAAGTCTGGGAGCGTCAGGTCAGGTTCCAGGACCTGGCCCGCCAATTGGAGGGTGTTACCGGCGAGCTGGTCGAAGTGACCCGCACCCAGCCGCTGGACGTTGCACAGATGAAGGCGCCGATGGACAAGGTCGAGGCGGCGTGCAAGGCCTGTCATAACGAGTTTCGCAATCATTGA
- a CDS encoding murein transglycosylase A, producing the protein MTSVMRHLIWAIPALALLAGCNGGENAKPEPHAIATYANATWQDLPTVSDNDLLAGFQAWRNGCEKLTRDPVWAETCTAAAGVAPDPAQVRAFLQQNLQVHGLRSAENNANGLITGYYEPVYPGSLTRTEAAHVPVYGVPEDMIVVDLASVYPELKGKRLRGRLEGRVLKPYDTAEVINREGAKAPVLAWLTDPMDLQFLQIQGSGRIQLEGGRQLRLGYADQNGHPYRPIGRWLIEQGQLKKEDVSMGAIHAWAQANPQRVPELLASNPSYVFFGTRPDSNEGPRGSLNVPLTAGYSVAIDRKVIPLGSLLWLSTTRPDGSPVVRPVGAQDTGGAITGEVRADLFWGTGAEAGELAGNMKQQGQIWMLWPKGKPLPEVPKVP; encoded by the coding sequence ATGACATCTGTAATGCGCCATCTCATCTGGGCAATCCCGGCCTTGGCCCTCTTGGCCGGCTGCAATGGCGGCGAGAACGCCAAGCCCGAACCCCATGCCATTGCCACCTATGCCAACGCCACCTGGCAAGACCTGCCCACGGTCAGCGACAACGATCTGCTGGCCGGTTTCCAGGCCTGGCGCAATGGCTGCGAGAAACTCACCCGCGACCCGGTCTGGGCTGAAACCTGCACGGCTGCCGCCGGTGTCGCGCCAGACCCCGCCCAGGTACGCGCCTTCCTGCAGCAGAACCTGCAGGTCCACGGCCTGCGCTCTGCCGAGAACAATGCCAACGGCCTGATCACCGGTTACTACGAACCGGTCTACCCCGGCAGCCTGACCCGTACCGAAGCCGCTCACGTTCCGGTGTATGGCGTTCCCGAGGACATGATCGTGGTCGACTTGGCCAGCGTGTACCCCGAGCTCAAGGGCAAGCGCCTGCGCGGGCGCCTCGAAGGTCGCGTGCTCAAGCCCTACGACACCGCCGAGGTGATCAACCGCGAGGGCGCCAAAGCCCCCGTGCTGGCCTGGCTGACCGACCCGATGGACTTGCAGTTCCTGCAGATCCAGGGCTCGGGGCGCATCCAGCTGGAAGGCGGACGGCAGCTGCGCCTGGGTTATGCCGACCAAAACGGCCACCCCTATCGACCGATCGGCCGCTGGCTGATCGAGCAGGGCCAGCTCAAGAAAGAGGATGTGAGCATGGGCGCCATCCACGCCTGGGCCCAGGCCAACCCGCAACGTGTGCCGGAACTGCTGGCCAGCAACCCCAGCTATGTCTTCTTCGGCACTCGCCCAGACAGCAACGAAGGCCCGCGCGGGTCGCTCAACGTGCCGTTGACCGCAGGTTACAGCGTGGCCATTGATCGCAAGGTGATTCCACTGGGCAGCCTGCTATGGCTCTCCACCACACGCCCCGACGGTTCGCCGGTAGTGCGCCCGGTGGGTGCGCAGGATACCGGTGGTGCCATCACCGGCGAGGTGCGTGCGGACCTGTTCTGGGGTACGGGAGCAGAGGCTGGCGAGCTGGCCGGCAACATGAAGCAGCAGGGGCAGATCTGGATGCTGTGGCCCAAGGGAAAGCCACTGCCAGAGGTACCCAAGGTTCCTTGA
- a CDS encoding MAPEG family protein: protein MTVALWCILIALVLPPLCALIAKAGSGRFGLKDNHDPRAFLDKLSGLPRRAHAAQQNGYEAFPAFAAAVLVADIVGNAEQVTQDVLAVLYITSRLLYIICYLADWAALRSLVWFAGLALIVSFFVVSI from the coding sequence ATGACCGTAGCCCTGTGGTGCATCCTGATCGCGCTGGTCCTGCCGCCGCTTTGTGCATTGATTGCCAAGGCGGGCAGCGGCCGCTTCGGGCTGAAGGACAATCACGATCCGCGCGCGTTCCTCGACAAACTCTCCGGTCTGCCACGGCGTGCCCACGCCGCGCAGCAGAACGGCTACGAGGCGTTTCCGGCGTTTGCCGCGGCGGTGCTGGTGGCCGATATCGTCGGCAACGCCGAGCAGGTGACCCAGGATGTGCTGGCGGTGCTGTATATCACCAGCCGCCTGCTCTACATCATCTGCTATCTGGCGGACTGGGCGGCGTTGCGCTCGCTGGTGTGGTTTGCCGGGCTGGCGTTGATCGTGTCGTTCTTCGTGGTGTCCATTTGA
- a CDS encoding DMT family transporter yields the protein MLATSLVLVAALLHATWNTLIKFSAERLLVIASMDLVALVFAVLAVAFVDFPPASIWPWLLASALAEQLYRYLLIKAYKVGDLGLVYPLMRGLSPLVVLGLTLAFAGESLSQQQIIGILLIPCGMACLLWQGGGGDRLPWSMLPVVALIGLCIGCYTWFDGQAVRLWGKPMDYLVWLTLLSAWPFPLLAGVARRPQFALFWRTQWRLGLAVGLCVLLSYALVLWAMHLGSVAEAAALRELSVILVVLLGMRYLKEPFGGPRLLACGLVLAGMLVMKL from the coding sequence GTGTTGGCAACCTCCCTGGTTCTGGTCGCGGCCCTGCTGCACGCCACCTGGAACACCCTGATCAAATTCAGCGCCGAACGCCTGCTGGTCATCGCCAGCATGGATCTGGTCGCGCTGGTTTTCGCGGTACTGGCCGTGGCCTTCGTCGACTTTCCCCCGGCCAGCATCTGGCCTTGGCTGCTGGCGTCGGCGCTTGCCGAACAGCTGTATCGCTACCTGTTGATAAAAGCCTACAAAGTGGGTGACCTGGGCCTGGTCTATCCGCTGATGCGCGGCCTGTCGCCATTGGTCGTGCTGGGGCTGACCCTTGCCTTTGCCGGCGAGTCGCTCAGCCAGCAACAGATCATCGGCATCCTGCTGATCCCGTGTGGCATGGCCTGCCTGTTGTGGCAAGGCGGGGGCGGTGATCGCCTGCCTTGGTCGATGCTGCCGGTGGTGGCGCTGATCGGCCTGTGTATCGGCTGCTACACGTGGTTCGATGGCCAGGCCGTGCGCCTGTGGGGTAAGCCCATGGACTACCTGGTATGGCTGACCCTGCTCAGTGCCTGGCCGTTCCCGCTGCTGGCCGGCGTCGCCCGCCGCCCGCAGTTCGCGCTGTTCTGGCGCACCCAGTGGCGGTTGGGGCTGGCCGTGGGGCTGTGCGTGCTGCTGAGCTACGCTCTGGTGCTGTGGGCCATGCACCTGGGTTCTGTGGCCGAAGCGGCGGCGTTGCGCGAGCTGAGCGTGATCCTTGTGGTGCTGCTGGGCATGCGTTACCTCAAAGAACCTTTTGGCGGGCCGAGACTCCTAGCTTGCGGGCTGGTGCTGGCAGGCATGCTGGTGATGAAGCTCTGA
- a CDS encoding cation:proton antiporter encodes MLELVAAFICLTTLLTYVNYRFIGLPPAIGVMVTALLFSLLLQGLSLIGFPGLEERVEGLMNQIDFNDLLMHWMLSFLLFAGALHVNLADLRSYRWPIGLLATLGVLIATVVIGYLAHWVFALFGWNVPLIYCLLFGALISPTDPIAVLGALRTANASKPLKTTIVGESLFNDGTAVVVFTVLLGIIQLGETPSIADTATLFAREAIGGIVFGGLIGYATYRMIKSVEQYQVEVMLTLALVIGGSAMCYELHVSAPIAMVVAGLIIGNLGRNLAMNDMTRRYMDGFWELIDDMLNALLFALIGLELLLLPFNWLHLAAGGVLAVAVLASRLLTVAPAIVLLRRWRSVPQGTIRVLTWGGLRGGVSVALALSLPQGDERDLLLSITYIVVLSSILVQGLTVGKVVRKVSQPAE; translated from the coding sequence ATGCTTGAATTAGTTGCCGCGTTTATCTGCCTCACCACCCTCCTCACCTACGTGAACTACCGCTTTATCGGCCTGCCGCCGGCCATTGGCGTGATGGTCACCGCACTGCTGTTTTCCCTGCTGCTCCAGGGCCTGAGCCTGATCGGCTTCCCCGGCCTGGAAGAGCGCGTCGAAGGCTTGATGAACCAGATCGACTTCAATGACCTGCTGATGCACTGGATGCTGTCGTTCCTGCTGTTCGCCGGCGCCCTGCACGTCAACCTCGCCGACCTGCGCAGCTACCGCTGGCCGATCGGCCTGCTGGCCACGCTGGGCGTGCTGATCGCCACCGTGGTGATCGGCTACCTGGCGCACTGGGTGTTCGCCCTGTTCGGCTGGAACGTGCCGCTGATCTACTGCCTGCTGTTCGGCGCGCTGATCTCGCCGACCGACCCGATTGCCGTGCTGGGCGCCCTGCGTACCGCCAATGCCTCGAAACCGCTGAAGACCACCATCGTCGGTGAGTCGCTGTTCAATGACGGCACCGCGGTGGTGGTGTTCACCGTGTTGCTGGGCATCATCCAGCTGGGTGAAACCCCAAGCATCGCCGACACCGCCACCCTGTTCGCCCGCGAAGCCATCGGTGGCATCGTCTTCGGTGGCCTGATCGGCTACGCCACCTACCGCATGATCAAGAGCGTCGAGCAATACCAGGTCGAGGTCATGCTGACCCTGGCGCTGGTCATCGGTGGCTCGGCGATGTGCTACGAGCTGCACGTCTCGGCGCCGATCGCCATGGTGGTGGCCGGCCTGATCATCGGCAACCTGGGGCGCAACCTGGCGATGAACGACATGACCCGCCGCTACATGGACGGTTTCTGGGAACTGATCGACGACATGCTCAATGCCCTGCTGTTCGCGCTGATCGGCCTGGAACTGTTGCTGCTGCCGTTCAACTGGCTGCACCTGGCGGCTGGTGGCGTGCTGGCGGTGGCGGTGCTGGCCTCGCGCCTGCTGACCGTGGCGCCGGCCATCGTCTTGCTGCGCCGCTGGCGCAGCGTGCCCCAGGGCACCATTCGCGTGCTGACCTGGGGTGGCTTGCGCGGTGGCGTGTCGGTGGCCCTGGCGCTGTCGTTGCCGCAGGGCGATGAGCGCGACCTGCTGCTGTCGATCACCTACATCGTGGTGCTGTCGTCGATCCTGGTGCAGGGTTTGACAGTAGGAAAAGTGGTGCGCAAGGTGAGCCAACCGGCCGAATGA
- a CDS encoding acyl-CoA thioesterase gives MNFHTRKWVKPEDLNPNGTLFGGSLLRWIDEEAAIYAIVQLGNQRVVTKYISEINFVSASRQGDIIELGITATAFGRTSITLKCEVRNKITRKAILTVDKMVFVNLGEDGQPAPHGRTEIKYIQDQFPDSAVE, from the coding sequence ATGAACTTTCACACCCGCAAATGGGTAAAACCCGAAGACCTCAACCCCAATGGCACGTTGTTCGGCGGCAGCCTGCTGCGCTGGATCGACGAGGAGGCGGCGATCTACGCCATCGTCCAGCTGGGCAACCAGCGCGTGGTGACCAAGTACATTTCCGAGATCAACTTCGTCAGCGCCTCGCGCCAGGGCGACATCATCGAGCTGGGCATCACCGCCACCGCGTTCGGTCGCACCTCCATCACCCTCAAGTGCGAAGTGCGCAACAAGATCACCCGCAAGGCCATTCTGACCGTCGACAAGATGGTCTTCGTCAACCTGGGCGAGGATGGCCAGCCGGCACCGCACGGGCGTACCGAGATCAAGTACATCCAGGACCAGTTCCCGGACAGCGCCGTCGAATAA
- a CDS encoding inclusion body family protein, with the protein MSRIIDVSINFDTETILKKFPNASKDPNKPTFIPPEHIYMVTYQDNVISGQAGGELHLKGRVGDVVRWREQSISFGFEQSVILYGFVSDDPNHQLLEDPRALKAKVQTAVPNANNKTVPTCQVNENYYWRGDLLAQGKVTYHFKFMIIDRDCKCCGYFEWDPFITITN; encoded by the coding sequence ATGTCCAGAATCATTGATGTCAGCATCAACTTCGACACCGAAACCATCCTCAAGAAGTTCCCCAACGCGAGCAAGGACCCGAACAAGCCCACGTTCATCCCGCCGGAACATATCTACATGGTCACCTACCAGGACAACGTCATCTCCGGCCAGGCCGGGGGTGAATTGCACCTGAAAGGTCGGGTAGGCGATGTGGTCCGCTGGCGCGAGCAGAGCATCTCGTTCGGCTTCGAGCAGTCGGTGATCCTCTATGGGTTCGTATCGGACGATCCGAACCATCAACTGCTGGAGGATCCGCGCGCGCTCAAGGCCAAGGTGCAGACCGCCGTACCGAACGCCAACAACAAGACCGTGCCAACCTGCCAGGTCAACGAAAACTACTACTGGCGCGGCGACCTGCTCGCGCAGGGCAAGGTCACCTACCACTTCAAGTTCATGATCATCGACCGTGACTGCAAGTGCTGCGGCTACTTCGAATGGGATCCGTTCATCACCATCACCAACTGA
- the ahcY gene encoding adenosylhomocysteinase: MSAVNTPAGFSDFKVADISLADWGRKEVIIAESEMPALMGLRRKYQAEQPLKGAKIIGCIHMTIQTAVLIETLVALGAEVRWSSCNIFSTQDQAAAAIAAAGIPVFAWKGETEQEYEWCIEQTILKDGQPWDANMVLDDGGDLTEILHKKYPAMLEKIHGVTEETTTGVHRLLDMLAKGELKVPAINVNDSVTKSKNDNKYGCRHSLNDAIKRGTDHLLSGKQALVIGYGDVGKGSAQSLRQEGMIVKVTEVDPICAMQACMDGFEVVSPFKDGINTGTEAGINKDLLGRIDLIVTTTGNVNVCDANMLKALKKRAVVCNIGHFDNEIDTAFMRKHWAWEEVKPQVHKIHRTGAGTFDPQNDDYLILLAEGRLVNLGNATGHPSRIMDGSFANQVLAQIFLFEQKFAELPAAKKAERLTVEVLPKKLDEEVALEMVRGFGGVVTQLTPQQAEYIGVTVEGPFKPDAYRY; encoded by the coding sequence ATGAGCGCTGTAAACACGCCTGCTGGTTTTTCCGACTTCAAGGTCGCCGACATCTCCCTGGCCGACTGGGGCCGCAAGGAAGTCATCATCGCCGAATCGGAAATGCCCGCGCTGATGGGCCTGCGCCGCAAGTACCAAGCCGAGCAACCGCTCAAGGGCGCGAAGATCATCGGCTGCATCCACATGACCATCCAGACCGCCGTGCTGATCGAAACCCTGGTTGCCCTGGGCGCTGAAGTACGCTGGTCGTCCTGCAACATCTTCTCCACTCAAGACCAGGCCGCCGCCGCCATCGCTGCCGCCGGTATCCCGGTGTTCGCCTGGAAAGGTGAAACCGAGCAGGAATACGAGTGGTGCATCGAGCAGACCATCCTGAAGGACGGTCAGCCTTGGGACGCCAACATGGTCCTGGACGACGGTGGCGACCTCACCGAAATCCTGCACAAGAAATACCCGGCCATGCTGGAGAAGATCCACGGCGTGACCGAAGAGACCACCACTGGCGTGCACCGCCTGCTGGACATGCTGGCCAAGGGCGAGCTGAAAGTCCCGGCGATCAACGTCAACGACTCGGTCACCAAGAGCAAGAACGACAACAAGTACGGCTGCCGTCACAGCCTGAACGACGCCATCAAGCGCGGCACCGACCACCTGCTGTCGGGCAAGCAGGCCCTGGTGATCGGCTACGGCGACGTGGGCAAGGGCTCGGCCCAGTCCCTGCGCCAGGAAGGCATGATCGTCAAGGTCACCGAAGTCGACCCGATCTGCGCCATGCAGGCCTGCATGGACGGCTTCGAAGTCGTCTCGCCGTTCAAGGACGGTATCAACACCGGTACCGAAGCCGGCATCAACAAGGACCTGCTGGGCCGCATCGACCTGATCGTCACCACTACCGGTAACGTCAACGTCTGCGACGCCAACATGCTCAAGGCCCTGAAGAAGCGCGCCGTAGTCTGCAACATCGGCCACTTCGACAACGAGATCGACACCGCCTTCATGCGCAAGCACTGGGCGTGGGAAGAGGTCAAGCCACAGGTGCACAAGATCCACCGCACCGGCGCCGGCACCTTCGACCCGCAGAACGACGACTACCTGATCCTGCTGGCCGAAGGCCGCCTGGTGAACCTGGGCAACGCCACCGGCCACCCGAGCCGCATCATGGACGGCTCGTTCGCCAACCAGGTCCTGGCCCAGATCTTCCTGTTCGAGCAGAAGTTCGCCGAACTGCCAGCCGCGAAGAAGGCCGAGCGCCTGACCGTGGAAGTGCTGCCGAAGAAGCTGGACGAAGAAGTGGCCCTGGAAATGGTCCGCGGCTTTGGTGGCGTGGTCACTCAGCTGACCCCGCAACAGGCTGAGTACATCGGTGTGACCGTCGAAGGTCCGTTCAAGCCGGACGCCTACCGCTACTAA